The Phycisphaerae bacterium sequence CCGGCGATCGCGCAATTGGCGGCCCAGAACATCAGCGCGGCCGGCCTGGATGAACTGACGGGGCATTCGCGGGCGATGCTGATCAACCTGAATCACAAGGAAGCGTTCATCGAGCACGACATGGCGTTCCACATGGTGTTGGCGCGGGAGTGCGGGAACGGGATTCTGGAGGTGATTAGCGCGATATTGAAGGACCTGAGCCGCAGCGCCCAGTGGGCGTATCGCGACACGGTGAAGGACCGGACGCGTTCGGTGGAGTTCCACGAGGAGATTTTAGGCGCGGTGCGCAGCCGGGACGGGGAGGGGGCGTACCGAGCGATGCTGGGCCATATCGAGGTGGTCTGGAACCGGGTCGATCAAGAATCGTAGAGGTTGATACTCGTCAAAGCACTGCCCGACGATCACACCCCAGAAGGTATAATGGATTCAAGTCATTATTTCAGGTGATGCGATGAGCGGAACCGGGACGGTTGACGTTTGCGAGGAAGCACGGACCTACAGCGGCCGCAGCCCGCGGGTGGGCCGGTTGGTCGAGCAGATCATGTCGCGGGGCGTTTCGTTCCTCAGGGAGGCGGAGCCGTTCGCGCGGGAGTTGGCGTTGTATCGGGCGCCGGAGGAGCTTTCGGCGGTCCAGACGCGTGCGCGGATGCTGCTGGAGCTGGTGAAGCTGTCGCGACTGGAGGTTTACGAGGACTGGTCGC is a genomic window containing:
- a CDS encoding FadR family transcriptional regulator, encoding MSSPSGAAGQANGAAMASVERSTLVERVVNVLVDYLSNAGLQPGDRLPTEQQLTEMAGVSRMALREAMIRLRALGLVEARQGSGWYYRKFSPAEIFQQLSPLLKSFSHADVNQIMQVRVNLEPAIAQLAAQNISAAGLDELTGHSRAMLINLNHKEAFIEHDMAFHMVLARECGNGILEVISAILKDLSRSAQWAYRDTVKDRTRSVEFHEEILGAVRSRDGEGAYRAMLGHIEVVWNRVDQES